A genomic region of Chloracidobacterium sp. contains the following coding sequences:
- a CDS encoding lytic transglycosylase domain-containing protein, giving the protein MDVLSRARLFEPTLEKAARSEGVDPLILWTIAYNETRFRPWLTSPKNAQGLMQFMPATAARFGLANPYEPTSSLLAAAKYVKYLGRLFDGKLESVLAAYNAGEGTVSAYLHGRELMVNRRVINASKRRMVNGVPPFKETIGYVTQGVEVYRWLQRQGRLGVPTITFRPEQNARKEGLAKIVEVKESQAISVFYDPRTGKRSVMSSSNLNRLPQLDFGPVIVNPALPSNSTPLARSTFAGKLQISEPSK; this is encoded by the coding sequence ATGGACGTGCTCTCAAGAGCAAGATTGTTCGAGCCGACCCTCGAAAAAGCGGCAAGAAGTGAAGGTGTCGATCCTTTAATTCTGTGGACGATCGCCTATAACGAAACTCGCTTCCGGCCCTGGCTGACCAGCCCGAAGAATGCTCAGGGGCTTATGCAGTTCATGCCAGCGACGGCAGCCCGATTTGGATTAGCCAATCCGTATGAACCGACATCCTCACTACTCGCGGCAGCCAAGTACGTGAAGTATCTGGGACGCTTGTTTGATGGGAAACTCGAGTCTGTTTTGGCAGCCTATAACGCTGGCGAAGGGACTGTTTCGGCCTACCTTCATGGCCGCGAATTAATGGTAAATAGAAGAGTTATCAATGCTTCAAAGAGACGGATGGTCAACGGTGTCCCGCCCTTCAAAGAGACTATTGGATATGTGACGCAAGGCGTGGAGGTTTATCGATGGCTTCAGCGGCAAGGACGGCTTGGCGTGCCTACAATTACATTCAGACCCGAACAAAACGCTCGAAAAGAAGGGCTGGCAAAAATAGTTGAGGTTAAAGAAAGTCAAGCTATATCGGTGTTCTATGATCCGCGAACCGGTAAACGAAGCGTTATGTCTTCCAGCAATTTGAACCGCCTTCCACAACTTGATTTCGGCCCCGTGATCGTTAACCCGGCACTTCCGTCAAATTCAACTCCACTCGCCCGGTCAACCTTTGCGGGCAAACTCCAAATCTCAGAGCCAAGCAAGTAG